TGACCCACTTGCAGCTCACTGCAGCACCCAATCAAGCTACAACCGAGCCCCAAGTTGCCCATACAACATCTTGGCTTCTTACGAAGGGGGATCGAACTTCAGGATTCATTTTGAACGCTTCTTCGATCAGTTTTCATACAACCCACTATGAAACAAGTGCCGAGTTCATCCCAGAGCTGCTTCGTGGGCTGAGGGCCGTACACGCTGTGGTGAATCTCGAACATGTTGGTCGACTAGGGCTTCGTTACCTTGATGCAGTCTTACCCAAGCAACATGAAACAGTTGAGCAGTATCTTGCTGACGGTCTGCACGGTGTTCGCTTCGGCGCTAATCAACGATATAACCTGAATGAGGCTGTGTTCGAGACTGAGTCTGGTCCCGTGTTGTCCAAAGGAACGTTAGTTGCTCGCGTTCACCAGATGACCTCCCCACTGGGGTACCCGCCAGACATGGTTCCTAATGGCTTAATGCAGATGCCTAAGTTTACAATCAATGACGTCTGCTCTCATGCCGTCATTGACACTGACCACTTTGTAGAGGGACGAATACCGCTGAATTTCGACAAACTTGCTGAACAGCTGTCAGCTCTGCACGCAACTATCAAGCTGGTGTTCGACGCGACAATCACCGATCACGCTCGTACGATTTGGGCCTGAGATAGGATAGGAAAGATGTATTCCATTCCGGTTTCCACCCAACCTGTGCAGCCGATGGTTCCGGCGACAAAGGTTGCCTTTGCAATAATTGGTACTGTTCTGTTTGGTACTGGCAGCATTTACTGGCTCGACCGCACTGAGGCGTGGCGACATCACATCCAACCGCGCGTGCCGTTTATCCTTGATGCAGCAGATGCCCCCATAGAGAACGCGGAACGCCCTGATGTTCGGACGGCCGCAGAGCATATCGAGAACATTCGAAACGTACTAAATCCGCCTGTTGCGGATCTCGCTATCCTGTTTGATGTCTCTCGCCAAGCGATCTACAAGTGGTTGGCCGGGGATTCAATGCCTGAAGAAGACAAACTCACTAGGATTGTTCAACTGAGCCGGATTGCTGACGCGTTCCATGCGGGGGGCATTTCACGTAAAGGGTCTTTGCTAAGAATGAAGGCTTTTGGCGGGCGGTCCTTGATGGATCTCATCAAATCCGGCGAAAATCGCCATGAACATGTCGCCGCCTTGATCTCTGAGGCCAAGGAGATGGAGTCTTCGTATAATCAGTCCGGCTTAGCGAACTCGAAATCCAAACCAACCAGTGATTGGCAGTCTTCCGTTTCGATTCCAGGCTCCTCTGAGCGCGTCTGAAAGAGGAGCGGTGAATGCTCGGACGGGACACCGAATGGCGACAAGGAAACCTGCTGACCGACGAAGCAGCTCATGCACTGGAGTTGGTGAAGGTCACTGGCTCAAGCAGCCGCGTTGTCGTAATCTCTCATGATTGTGACCTGCCAAACGATATCGAGGAGTTTGTCGAAGTCATCATTGGTTCGCTAGTTGAGGCACCCAATCCGATGCTCGCGAATGCAAGGAACCCCCGCCGGTTGCAAATCAAGTTCGCTTCTCAGAGCGGTGAAGAACTACACGTCGAGCTTCACCATGCAAACCGTCGGGAGGTGAGTAAAGCCGAGTTCGCCAAGTTCGCAGCTGGCAACCCAGACTTTACTCTTTTTACCGACGAGAAGCGGGCTTTAAAGCAGTGGCTTGCGGCTCGATATGGGCGTCCAGCATTTCCTAATGCCTTTGAAACTCGACTGCGAAAGGCTGTTCAGAAAAAGTCAGTCGAGCAGCGCATCGCGAAAATTCTGGAGCCAGCATCATCGCACCTAGTGGCTCTTTTGTTCGATCTCGGTGAGGGCAAAGATGTAGAGCTTCTGGATGGGGAGGTATACTATCTCTCGATCATGGTGGTATACGACGCAACTGAAGGCGGGCCGATTGCAAGAGAATTCGCCGAAAAAGTCGCAAAAGGCCTTTATGACCTCTTTGAAAAAGCGTACGGGCCGGCTATTGGGTCAACAGAAATAGCACTTGAAGCTTGCAATGCTGTCGCTGACACTTTCGTGACGTTGGCGGATTTGAGGAAAGTTGACCAATGGCGCCTAGAGTATATTAGTCTACGCGAAGACCCTATAGGCGACTTCCTCTCCGTTGGAGAGCTGCCAGTCTAGAAACCTGTTCGTAGACGTCAGGCACTGAAAATCTGTTCGCAGTCAGGACTTGCCTGGCGATGCTGGCTCGGATGCTCCTTTGAGATGAGTGGCGGAGTGGCCTTGGAATGTGTCGCTCAGGCGACCTTGCTCGAGATAAGCATGTCCAGATTGGTCATGATGTTGCGAACCTTGCAGCCGACGGTCGCCTCGATTTTCTCGGTAGTCAGCGTCTGAGCCCGGAGGCTTCGGCCGATGGTGACCTGGTTGCGCAGCATGGCGACCTCTTCAAGGGAGCGGCGGCCACATCTGACCGCCTTCTGTCAGCCGAGCCGGCCGCGCTCGCGGATCATCAGGATGGGCGATCGCGCTGGGTCGGGGCCGTCCCGCCCTGTCGCCCGGCACCAACTTCTCGGCGTTAGTTAGATTAAGTTAACCAGCTTCCGCTTGGCCTCGGTGTCGCCCTCGATGTGCTTCTGGGTCGTGGCGAGGCTGACGTGGCCGACCAGTTGCTGGACAGTCAGCAGATGACGCTTACGCCTAATCCACGCAAAGATACTATGAGGCGACAGGAAAGGTGGGATTTGGCGCATTTTGAGGCGTGATTGCCCTGCTTCACGGAGGAATGCCATGGAGATCTCAATCGCCCGCTCCCCGAACGTCTCTTCCTCGGACGCCACCCTTCTGGTCGCGCTGGAATTGTCGAAGGCCACCTGGGTGGTCGCCCTCAGCGCTCCGTTCTCGGATCGGATCAGCCATCACTCCATCGTAGGCGGCGATGCCGCCGTCCTGCTTAAGCTGATCGGGCAAGCCCGCAACCGGGCTGAGGCGGCACTCGGGCAGCCAGTCCGGGTGGTCTGCTGCTACGAGGCGGGCTACGGCGGCTTCTGGCTGCACCGCGTCCTGAGCGCTAACGGCATCGACAACCATGTGCTCGACGCCGCCAGCCTCATGGTCAACCGCCGGGCGCGCCGGGCCAAGACCGACCGCATTGACGTCGACGGCTTGATCCGGGCCTTGGCGGCCTGATGCGCGGCGAGCACCACGCTTGCCGCGCTGTGCACGTTCCCTCCATTAAGGACGAGGATCGCCGGCGCCAGACCCGCGAACGCGAGCGCCTGGTCGCCGAGCGCACGGCCCACGTCAACCGCATCAAGGGCCTGCTGATGGCCCAGGGCATCCGGGACTTCCTGCCGATGCGGCCGAATGCGGCGGAGCGCTTGGCCGAGTTGCGCACCGGCGACGGTCGCCCCCTGCCGCCCTGCCTGGTCGTCGAGATCCGGCGCGTGTAAGTGCCGGGTGAATACTGGCCCTTCCGCATTTCCGGTGCACAATCATCGAGTGAATATGCACTTCATGTTTTCTCCAATGCTATGAGGCTTCCAGAACCCGGTGGCGGAGCAGGTCAAAGCCGGCCCGACCGCCCATGGTGCGCTTGATCGTCTTGAGCCGGCGATCTGACCCTCCACTAGGCCGGTGCTCCAATGTAGCGACGAGGCGTCGCCGTCATCTGTCATGGTCAGTTCCGAAGCCAGGATCTCACCTCTGTCCGGATAGACTGCCAGATGGAGCTTCCGCCAGCTCCGGCGCGGCTTGCCGCCGTGCTTCTCGTGCAGCCAATTGGCAGCCCCGAACACATTCAGTCGCGTGCTGTCGATTACGACATTGACCGGACCGTCTGCCTTCTTGAGGGTGGACGCAACCTGCACGTTGGCACTGCGGCGGGAGAACGTAGTATGGTTGCTTATGTCAATGTACTACGGGTTCTCCCGCGTTTTCGATGCACACGGATGGCGGGTAGAGACTGAGTGACTATATTCAGGAGGTGGCTCCGCTCCCAACGTGATCTTTATCCTTGTACAGCACCGAATTCTGCCTGTTGCCGCCGAACCTGGCGGTCGATCGTCTGCGACCTGCCGATGATCATCTCGTCCTTGAGACGCATTCAACCAATCCGTCAGCGACATGCCCTTTGTGCGACTACCCCTCCTTCCGACGACACAGCAGCTATGGTCGCCGGCTGGCGGATCTGCCGTGGCAGGGCCGCAGGGTCGAACTTCACCTGCGCATCCGGCGCTTTCGCTGCGTCAATGACGGTTGCCCAAGGCGGGTTTTCGCCGAGCGCTTGCCGGAGGTCACCGAGCCGATGGCGCGCCGCACCCTTCGCCTGCGCGAGACGCAACAGGATCTCGGCCTGGCGCTGGGCGGTGAAGCCGGCTCCCGCCTGGCCAGCCGGTTGGCGATGCCGCTCAGCCCGGACACCGTGCTGCGCCTGATCCGGGCGATCGTCCTGAAGTCCGCCGAGACGCCGCGGGTGCTCGGCGTCGATGACTTCGCCTTCCGGCGTGGCCAGCATTACGGCACGATCCTCTGCGATCTCGAACGCAGATGCGCGATCGACCTGCTGCCCGACCGGCAGGCCGAGACGCTGGCAACATGGCTCAAAGAGCACCCCGGTGCCGAGATCGTCGCCCGTGACCGGGCCGGCGCCTTCGCTGACGGCATCCGCCAGGGCGCTCCCGAGGCAATCCAGGTCGCCGATCGGTTTCATCTGCTGTGCAACGCTTCCGACGCCCTCAAGCCGGTCTTCGACCGTCACCATCGAGAAATCCGCAAGGCGATCCAGGCGACGGCGCCGACGACGGCGCCGACACCTTCGCCAGTATCTCGGCCGGAACCGAAGTCGAGAGCCGAGGACCGTGCCCGCGACCGGTTTGATGACCGCCAGGCCCGCTACGACGAGGTCGCCCGTCTGCGGCAGGCTGGCATGCCGATCAAGCGCATCGCCCGCGAACTTGGCCTAGGACACAAGACCGTGAAGCGTTGGCTGCGGGCAGGACATGCCCCGACCTGGCGTAAACTGCCCCGCCCGAAGATGATCGATCGTTACCGGGAGTACCTGGAGCGACGCTGGCGGAAGGGGTGCCACAACGCCGCCCAGTTGTGGCGGGAGCTGCGCGATCAGGGTTTTACCGGCAGGTCGGGCACCGTTCGCCTGTGGGCGACCCGGCAACGCCGTGATCATGCTCCCGAACCCGCCGCCCTGCGTCTTCCGGGAACGCGACCTGGTGGCGACGCTGATCACCGCCGCGCCGGCGATCACCGAAGCGGTGGCCCTGGTCCGGGCCTTCGCCGCCATGATCCGCCAGCAGGAGGTTGACGCCCTTGATCCCTGGATCGCGGCGGCGCGTCAAAGCACGCTGCGCGGCTTTGCCGACAGTATCCAGCGCGACCGGGCCGCCATCAAAGCGGCGCTCACCCTGCCATGGAGTACCGGGCCGGTCGAGGGGCGGATCAACAAACTCAAACTCGTGAAACGCCAAATGTATGGCCGCGCCAACTTTGATCTCCTGCGCCAACGTGTGCTCGCAGCAGTCTGAAAATGAAGGGAGCTGGAAATATTTTTCCCTCATAACGTGTGCATCGAAAACGCGGGAGAACCCGTCACATCCGATAGCAAATTCAACCCAGACCGTCAGGCTGCCAAGCCGCCACAGCGCCGCGTCAAATTCGGCCCAGTTCTCATTTTTGTACCGCGCCTTCGGGATCTTGTGACGACGCGGTTCATCCGCCTTGTACGGCATCAGGGTCTCTCGGATCAGCGGACGGCCTCTATACCTGTCAGCCGGCTGACGCGACAGCCCTCACCTGCCATTTTTGCACCAGGGTCCAGTTCAGACGGTATATCATCTCCGGCCGCTATGCCCACCATCCTCCGACAGCATCTCATCATCCGAGAAGATTAGGAGGCTGAGCGCCTCGCCATCCCCTACCCGACAGGACTGCTCCAGCACTTCGAAGCGGTCTGCACCACGGCGATCGAACCAAGCCTCCGCCCCCATGCGGCCAAGGCGAGACTTTGGCTTGTCGCCGAAGACGGCGTCGAACGCGAAAGAGTTGGGATCGAGTTCCGGCTGGGGAAACCAGTGCGCAGAGACGCCAGGACCACGGATGAACCATCGTCTGCCCTGGCGGCCGTGGCACACCAGCATTGCCGCTTCAGGACCGTGCTCGACCAGTCGGATCGCCGTCGCCGTCAAGCTGGTTCCGAAAATTTCGGCTATCTGCTCAGCACCGTCCAGAGAGACCCTCTTCAGCCCTTCAGCCATTGGACGAAACAGATAAAGTGGGAGCAGGAGATCGGCGGCATAGCCGTCGGCGACACGCTCGGGATCGAGCGGGTTGCGAGTGCGATTGCCGATGTCGTCCGGGCGGCAGACAAAGGCACGGCCTCGGTGATGGTGCCAGTGACCGAGTTCATGCGCGAGCGAAAAGCGGGCGCGTGTCTTGGTCCGCGCCTTTCGATCATCCACCGTGATGACAGCACGGTCACCATATCCGACGATCCGAGCCTCACAACTTTCCAAAGGGCGATACTTCACAACTGCCTTGCGATGCCAGGCGATCACCTCGAGGTCGATGTCCTTGGGGTCGGAGATCCCGAGTTCCCGCAGCACCACCTCTGCCGGGCTGCACTGCCTTTTCACTTCGGGTCGCCCCGCTCATCAATGGCCCCGAGATCAAGAAGGTCCTCCAAGAAGGAGTCGAGTTCCGGCTCGCTCATCTGCTGCCCCTTGCGCGCGGCGAGTGTAAGCTCGCGGTCGAGGGTACCGTCGTTTGCGGCGTAGCGCTGGACGATACGCCTCTTATCTGCGATTGATAGGGGAACGACAGCGGCGGCGGCGGCACGCTTTGCCTTCTCCATCTCCGCTCGTGCCGCCTCGAACTTACGCCTTCCGCTCTGCATAATCGCGGCGGAGATCACGCCGTGCACCCGGGCGGCTGCGGCTTCGATGGAGCCGTACTCCTCGCACATTTCGGCATGAATTTCGTCGGATGTTGCCGCCATAACGTCATCCGCGAGAGTCTCGGCCAGACGGCCAAGCTTCTCGAGTGCTTCCCGCTCGCGATCCATCATGGCTTCCATCCTTCAGGAAACGCCTTCTCGATCTTGCGCCGTATCCGGCGCCGCACCGTTGCTAAAACCTTATCGTCCATGGCGCCCATATCCTTAAGCACGGTAGCCGACTCTCCGTCCAGGTCGCCCATCACTACCAGCAAGGCTTGCTCATCATCATCGAACAAAGCCTGTAGAGCCTTCAGGTGTTCAGAGTAGTCGGCGCGGGCGACCAAAAGCTCCTCAACGGACCTCTCACGCGACGCTACACGTGAAGCTGGCCCGGCGTTCTCATCCTCATCCAGGCTCTCATGCCGCGGACGCCGGCTGATCTGCTTGCGCGATGCCGAGGCGATGCTTTTCATCACGTTGTACAAGAACACTGAAATCTCAACCTCACAGGGACAGGTCCGTTCTCCTTCAAGAGCCCGTCGGATCGCTTCTTGAAGAAGGTCATCCGGTCCCATCCCCGTGCCGACGGAGAGCTGGCGAGCTGCCCGTTCCAAACGTCCCAGGTCGTCCGATCCGAATTCTTCAAGCGCAGCCTGGATTTCAGCAACGCTCCTCAATCCACCGTCACCCTCCCTCACATGTCCCTCACTGGTCTTGGCGCCTCTTCAATTGGCTCCGGACATTCGAGCAGAAATTTTTCTTCGTCTGTGTCCGAGGCCCAGATGCGGCGGAGCCGATGCTTGTAATGGCAGTTGCAGGGGCATCCGCCCCTCCACCGCGATCAGGATCATAACCCTTACAGCTATATTGGAGTAGAAATAAAGATGACAAAACATAACCACCATGTCGTGCCACACCCGGACGGGTGGGCGGTCAAGCGGGCTGGCGGTAACCGCGTTTCTTTAGTGCATGACACTCAGCAGCAAGCCATCGACAGGGCGCGCGAGGGGGCCCGCAAGCAAGGGTCCGAGCTGTTGGTCCACAATCGCAAAGGCCAGATCCGCGAGCGGGACTCCTACGGTCCTGATCCGTTCCCGCCCCGCGATAAGCGGTGAGCAGTCGGAGGTAAGGGCCTGGGCATAAACGCCTTGGCCCGTTCGGATTGGACGCGCCAAGTGAGTTCAGAGGTGTAGACGGATGCAGGAACATGAATATGCACTCCTGGGAGGAGTGAATCGGGCAGAAGTTGGTCGCTACCTCGGCGCCATCGCAGCCGGAGTCTCGGCAGTGATCGTGTTCGTTCTGCTGACGGTCGTCGATCTCGCGCAGCAATTTGGCATCCCCACCAACCTGCCTCCCGCTGTCTTGTCACTTGTCGGGGCCGGGGCTGTGTTTGGGGCACTTTACTGGATCTTTGACCGTCACGCCTGGCGGTGGCCGTACATAGGTCAGCTGTTGAAGGTCCCTGACTTGGCCGGGGATTGGCAGTGCGATGGACAGACGCTCAAGCCGGATGGCTCGGACAGCTACGGCTGGGAAGGAAAGGTCACGATCATCCAGAGCTGGGACAGACTGCGTGTCCGTCTCAAGACGAGCCAATCCGGCTCGAACAGCATCACGGCAGCGCTGATTCACGACGAAGCCGACGGCTACAGGCTCCTCTACAACTACCGGAACGATCCGCGGATCGGCGAGGCGGAGCTCAAGAGCCACCTCGGCTTTGCTCAGCTGGTCTTCTCGAAGGACCTTCGGTCGGCCGAGGGAGAGTACTTCAACGGCCACGGCCGCTTCACGTTCGGTACCATGCGCTTGGCAAGGATTTGACATGCCCAGGGATATCAACAACCGCATCGAGCAACTCCGCACGCGCCGTGCCGGTATGGACCGTTTGGAACGCCTCAACGAGCAGGCCCGGTATGACGTGTTGGCTAAGAGCCTGGTGCCAGAGCCTTGGCAGAAGCGTGTGGGCAAGCCTCACACCAAGTATGCCCTTGGGGCGATGCAGGAAGTTGATGCCGACTACACGCGTATCAGCATCGAAACGGCTGAGCGTGTCGGCCGCCAACTGGACGCGGGGTTGACTACCGCCGGCTTCTCGGTCGAATTCCGACTGCAGGGTTCCGTACCGCTGAACGTCCATATCCGCGGCGTTAGCGACGTTGATCTACTCAACTTGGAAACAGGATTCCTCACCTATGACACCGGTGGTGCGCGCAGCGCGGCTGGCCAATACCGAAATCCGACAATCCGGACGTCCGTCGATGTGCTTTCCAATCTTCGACGCGAGGCGGAGAGGATCCTGAAGAACAAGTATCCGGCCACCACCGTGGATACGTCCGGAGGAAAGGCGATCAGCATCTCCGGCGGATCGCTGGCACGGCCCGTCGACGTGGTGCCGTCCCATTGGCACGATACGATCGACTATCAGAGGTTCGGGCAAGAGCACGACCGAGGCGTTACCATTCTCGACAAGAAGGTGCCTGAGGCGCTCCAGAATCTACCGTTCCTTCATATCAAGCGCGTTGGAGAGCGCGACGAGGCAGTCATGGACAGTCTCAGAAAGGCTATCCGCCTTTGTAAGAACCTGAAGAGCGATGCCAACGAAGAGGGCCGAAACGTTAACCTCCCGAGTTTCGACATCGCCGCGACGATGTACCACGCGAACCTCGATGCGCTGCGCAGTGGCGCCGTCTATGAGCTCGGGATTCTGGCGGAGGCACAACGCCATCTCGACTTCCTCGCTCGCAACGTAACCTACGCTGCGACACTGACGGTGCCAGATGGGTCGAGACGGATCTTCAACACGGGAGCGAAGATCGAAGGGTTGATCGCGCTATCGATTGAGATCGACGAACTGGCTCGCGAGGTCGCGAAGGAGCAGAACAGCCACCTTGCTACCTACGACGCCCCTCCTCTCGACGTCAGCCGCGCTGTGCTGTCCTCGATCTATGTGCCGTAGGTGTCGCTGCTTGAGATCATCGGCCTGGACCTGGTCAAGCGGCGAGACTGCCGCGCGATTGGGGTCAAGCCGCCATAACTGGATCGGAGCCGGAATTAGCATCGAACAGTTGTCCGAAGCTGGGACCGAACTTGCCGTTGAGGATGGCATGTAGACGCCAAGTCATGCTGGCCCTTCCGCAAGCTCGGTGGAGCTTGATGCGGAGAGCTGCTGGGATGCTCACATAGAGGAAACCAGCCCCCTCTCAACTTGTATCGCTTTGGATCACCGAACCTCTCTTGTCCCTGTTGCCGGATGGGATCGTCGTTGGCCGTGTTGAGGTCAAATCTGGACTCGTCACCGTGCATGCTCGATCCGCTGACCTGATCACCTGCTGTCCGATATGCACCATGCCGTCGGGACGGTTTCATGGTCGCTACATCCGCCGTGTCGCCGACATTCCCCTGATGGGCCGCATCGTCTCGCTGTCCCTCCAGATCCGCCGCTTCCGCTGCTCGCAATCCGGATGCCCGCGCCGGATCTTTGCCGAGCGCTTGTCTGCAGCGGGTAAACCAGCGACGAAGGCATCTTTTCCGCCGGTCTGTTGAGGCCGAGTTTTCCTGGTGACAGGAACTCCATGGAGGCTGCAATGGCCGATGGCGGACACTTGGGGGATCGGGAGCACTTTTGGCGGGAGCACGTGGCGGGCTGGAGGAGCAGTGGTCTGTCGCTGCGGCTGTACAGCGAGCGTCATGGATTGAAGGCCGGCACACTGGGCTACTGGAACTCCCGGCTCAAAGCCCAGGCCGCTGACGCTCCGGCATGCTCGGCCGGACCGGAGACCGGGGCGATGTTTCTGGCGGTCCATGTTGCCGATCCGGCGGTGAGTGTCCCGGAGCCGCGGAACGAAGGGGTCGAATTAGTTCTGCCGGGAGGATACGTTGTTCGGATCGGCCGCGGCTTCGACGCCATGACCCTGGACCGGCTGCTCGATGTCGTCGAGAGGCGGTCGTGATCGGGTTGCCGGACGGCGTGCGTGTTTACCTGGCGGCGGGCCGGACCGACCTGCGCCGCGGCATCGACGGCTTGGCCGCGCAGATCCAGACGGTGCTGCGTCAAGATCCTTTCAGCGGCCATCTTTTCGTTTTTCGAGGCCGTTCGTCGCACACGATCAAGGTTCTGATGTACGACACGACAGGCTTTCTGCTGATGCAGAAGCGCCTGACCGAGGGAAAGTTCATCTGGCCGAGCCCGGCGGATGGCATCGTGACGATCAGCCGTGCCCAGATGTCGCTGCTCGTTGACGGTCTGGATTGGCGATCCGCCAAGACAAAGCCCATCACCAAGCCTCTGTTTATCGTCTGAACAGAGGCCTGCGTTACTTCTATGTTACTGCTTCTGCCGCTGCTTACCACGAGGGCCGGCGCGGATACTTTCATCACATGGATGATGCCCGGCACGACAGCAATCCTGAGAACCCGAAGGATGATCCGCTCCAGCGGATCGCCGCGCTGGAGCGCCGGGTCGCGGTGCTGACGCGCGAGAACGAACGACTGGAGACGTTCCTGGCGGTTCTGCGCCACAGGACCTTCGGCCGTTCCTCGGAGAAGATGAGCCCGGACCAGCTCAGCCTGCTCGATACGGCGACACCTGCCCCGGCCGATCCCGGCGAAGCGGATCCCTCAGGCGAGGACACGACCGGACAGCGTCGGCGCGGTGGCGGGGGCCGGCGTCCTTTGCCCGACAATCTGCCGCGGGTGACCCGCGAGATCCTGCCCGTCAGCACGCAGTGCCCGTGCTGCAGCCGGGAGATGACCCGGATCGGCCAGGATGAGAGCAAACAGCTCCACCTCGTCCCAGCCCATGCCGAGGTTCACGTCACCGTCCGGCCCAAGTTCGCGTGCCGGGCCTGCGGCGAGCTGGCCCAGGCGCCGGCGCCCGACGACCGGCCGATCGAGCGCGGCCTGCCCACTGCCGGCACCATCGCCCAGGTCATCATCGCCAAGTACCTGAACCACATGCCGCTGCACCGGCAGGCGGCGCACTACGCCCGGCTCGGCGTTCTGCTCGCCACCACCACACTGTACGGCTGGGTCGAGGCGGCCGCGCGCGAGCTGGCGCCGGTTGCCGATCGCCTGCTCGCGCTGCTGCTCCGGCGGACCAAGATCCATGCCGACGGGCCTTTACAGTGCCGTGCGCTAAATCCGAAGCACCCATACCGTTGCTCTGGCATTTCTGGGCCACACCACGCTCCAAAGCGATCCAGATTTAACGCAATCCGCTGTAGGCAACGCCGCAGGCGGTACACTCCGGTCACCGTTCTCAATCCCGGTCGCTCCGGCACCCATGACGGCCGCCTCTGGGTCTATGCCGACGACACCCGGCCGCGCGGCGGAGCCGAGCCCTCGATCGCGGTGTTCCGCTTCTCCGCCGGACGGGCCGGCAAGCATCCGGGCCAGCACCTGGCGGGCTTCACCGGCACCCTGCAGGCCGATGCCTTCTCCGGCTTCGATCACCTGTATCGCGGCGGCACCATGGTCGAGGCCGGCTGCCTCGGCCACGCCCGCCGCAAGCTGGTCGATCTGGTGCGCGCCAAAGGTTCGCCGGTTGCCTCTGAGGGCGTCCGCCAGATTGCCGCGCTGTACCGCATCGAACGGCGGATATACGGGTTGCCGCCCGCGGAACGCCTGGCGGTGCGCCGGAGCGAGGCGGTGCCGCTGCTCGAAGCCCTGCGGGCCTGGCTGACCGAGCGGCTCAGCCAGGTGGCGCCGCGCAGCGAGCTGGCCAAGGCGCTCGGCTACATGAACGCTCAGTGGGATGCCCTGGTCCGCTACGCCACCGATGGCATCCTCGAGATTGACAATCTGACGGCCGAACGGGCGCTGCGCGGGGCAGCTCTGGGCCGGAAAAACTGGAACGTGATCGGCTCGGATGCCGCCGGCAAGGTCGCCGCCGTGATCTACAGCCTGGTGGAAACCTGCCGGTTGAACGGGATCAACCCGGAAGCCTACCTGACCGACGTCATCGGCCGGATCGGCCGCACCAAAATCCAGGCGCTCGACACCCTGCTGCCGTTCAACTGGCGACCGCCCGACGCCGGCAATCCCGCCGATCCGGGCCGCATGAACATCGCCCCTCACGCCGCTGCCGCCGCCTGATCCAGCCGTGCCGAGGTCTCCTCCCATCGGCGGCTCCTCCCCCTGCCATCACCAGGAATTTACACGCGTGACGGCGCTC
This Skermanella mucosa DNA region includes the following protein-coding sequences:
- a CDS encoding nucleotidyltransferase family protein encodes the protein MPRDINNRIEQLRTRRAGMDRLERLNEQARYDVLAKSLVPEPWQKRVGKPHTKYALGAMQEVDADYTRISIETAERVGRQLDAGLTTAGFSVEFRLQGSVPLNVHIRGVSDVDLLNLETGFLTYDTGGARSAAGQYRNPTIRTSVDVLSNLRREAERILKNKYPATTVDTSGGKAISISGGSLARPVDVVPSHWHDTIDYQRFGQEHDRGVTILDKKVPEALQNLPFLHIKRVGERDEAVMDSLRKAIRLCKNLKSDANEEGRNVNLPSFDIAATMYHANLDALRSGAVYELGILAEAQRHLDFLARNVTYAATLTVPDGSRRIFNTGAKIEGLIALSIEIDELAREVAKEQNSHLATYDAPPLDVSRAVLSSIYVP
- a CDS encoding DUF2188 domain-containing protein, coding for MTKHNHHVVPHPDGWAVKRAGGNRVSLVHDTQQQAIDRAREGARKQGSELLVHNRKGQIRERDSYGPDPFPPRDKR
- the tnpA gene encoding IS66 family insertion sequence element accessory protein TnpA — its product is MADGGHLGDREHFWREHVAGWRSSGLSLRLYSERHGLKAGTLGYWNSRLKAQAADAPACSAGPETGAMFLAVHVADPAVSVPEPRNEGVELVLPGGYVVRIGRGFDAMTLDRLLDVVERRS
- the tnpB gene encoding IS66 family insertion sequence element accessory protein TnpB (TnpB, as the term is used for proteins encoded by IS66 family insertion elements, is considered an accessory protein, since TnpC, encoded by a neighboring gene, is a DDE family transposase.); the protein is MIGLPDGVRVYLAAGRTDLRRGIDGLAAQIQTVLRQDPFSGHLFVFRGRSSHTIKVLMYDTTGFLLMQKRLTEGKFIWPSPADGIVTISRAQMSLLVDGLDWRSAKTKPITKPLFIV
- a CDS encoding TIGR04255 family protein, producing MSEKMSNAPVYYALAQAHFNPVAAMAKYVGEVQDHLRREGYTLFEPQQVTHLQLTAAPNQATTEPQVAHTTSWLLTKGDRTSGFILNASSISFHTTHYETSAEFIPELLRGLRAVHAVVNLEHVGRLGLRYLDAVLPKQHETVEQYLADGLHGVRFGANQRYNLNEAVFETESGPVLSKGTLVARVHQMTSPLGYPPDMVPNGLMQMPKFTINDVCSHAVIDTDHFVEGRIPLNFDKLAEQLSALHATIKLVFDATITDHARTIWA
- a CDS encoding Cap15 family cyclic dinucleotide receptor domain-containing protein; translated protein: MQEHEYALLGGVNRAEVGRYLGAIAAGVSAVIVFVLLTVVDLAQQFGIPTNLPPAVLSLVGAGAVFGALYWIFDRHAWRWPYIGQLLKVPDLAGDWQCDGQTLKPDGSDSYGWEGKVTIIQSWDRLRVRLKTSQSGSNSITAALIHDEADGYRLLYNYRNDPRIGEAELKSHLGFAQLVFSKDLRSAEGEYFNGHGRFTFGTMRLARI
- a CDS encoding transposase family protein, yielding MSLLPDGIVVGRVEVKSGLVTVHARSADLITCCPICTMPSGRFHGRYIRRVADIPLMGRIVSLSLQIRRFRCSQSGCPRRIFAERLSAAGKPATKASFPPVC
- a CDS encoding ImmA/IrrE family metallo-endopeptidase produces the protein MLRELGISDPKDIDLEVIAWHRKAVVKYRPLESCEARIVGYGDRAVITVDDRKARTKTRARFSLAHELGHWHHHRGRAFVCRPDDIGNRTRNPLDPERVADGYAADLLLPLYLFRPMAEGLKRVSLDGAEQIAEIFGTSLTATAIRLVEHGPEAAMLVCHGRQGRRWFIRGPGVSAHWFPQPELDPNSFAFDAVFGDKPKSRLGRMGAEAWFDRRGADRFEVLEQSCRVGDGEALSLLIFSDDEMLSEDGGHSGRR
- a CDS encoding transposase, which encodes MEISIARSPNVSSSDATLLVALELSKATWVVALSAPFSDRISHHSIVGGDAAVLLKLIGQARNRAEAALGQPVRVVCCYEAGYGGFWLHRVLSANGIDNHVLDAASLMVNRRARRAKTDRIDVDGLIRALAA